From one Balaenoptera acutorostrata chromosome 6, mBalAcu1.1, whole genome shotgun sequence genomic stretch:
- the LOC130708521 gene encoding testis-expressed protein 48-like, with product MAAHQNLASKIFCLCCKCCEEPNATDDSKIPSQPQELQPSKHDVNSHVSKRGFHKRNPSRYSQDRWPYQPCLIGRP from the coding sequence ATGGCAGCCCACCAAAACCTGGCCTCGAAGATCTTCTGTTTATGCTGCAAATGCTGTGAGGAACCCAATGCCACAGATGACTCCAAGATCCCCAGTCAACCCCAAGAGCTTCAGCCATCAAAGCATGATGTGAATTCACATGTTTCCAAAAGAGGATTTCACAAGAGAAACCCAAGCCGCTACTCCCAGGATCGCTGGCCGTACCAGCCATGCCTCATTGGGAGACCCTGA